AGGTCGGTGCGCAGATCTGTCTTGCAGCCGATCAGCAGCACGCGGGTGCTGGGGCAGTAGTCCAGGATTTCAGTCTTCCACTGCGTAGAGAAACCCGGGGTGAGTCAGGCGCCTAGAGCCCATGTCACTGGGCTTGGAGCCTGCAGGGAAATCCCCTGGGGTGACTCGGCTGCTGCCCACAGGGCTTATCAGCTGCCCTGCCCATGCCCTCTCTGGGTCCCGTCACCGGAAGGGTGTGGTTCCCACAGGGCCACCCTGGTGACAGCACAGCCCAGCCCAGTTGGGAGCCTCACCCCATCGCCAGATCCTACGGCCAACACCCAGTCAGGgctactcccctcccccctcaggaTTAGACCTGGGAGCAAGGCTGGCTTAGCAGCCTGAGCACAGGACGGGGAGCCAAGAATGACTTAGGGGGGGTCATTTTGGGCAGTGCCACCAGGTCTGACAAAATGTCAGATCCGCATTGGCAAAGGGGTTTAAAGaaccatccccctccccaccccagcacaacTGGAACTGGAAGGAGCAGCAGGGCAGACCAGTGGCTCTGGGGCCCAGGGGAgcagcatgggcagggatgggCATGCTGCTCTCAGCCAGTGGGGCAGAAGAGGCTCCCCCCAAGCGTTTAAGCCAAGCAGAAAGTCTTGAAGAAAATCAAGGGGTCACCCCCAAGGTTtagcctctgcccccttcccccccagctgtAGAGCAGGTCTGGGGGCAGAGGTGTTTGGCTCCTCATGAGAGGCTGGACCCTCCCATTATGAAATGgacaccaacccctgccccccagggtctCTGATTGCAGGGGTTGGGTCCAACTGCcctgcactgaaggaccctcaGACCACACCAGTGGTGCATCGAGGGGCCCCAGTGCATCATCTTGTAACCAGCTCTCTTCTCCACTGGCTGGGAGCACAACACCCCATCCCTGCCTGGGGGACAGCTGCCCGCCCCCCCGCTCCACACAGCGGTCAGATCTGTCacgggggagaagaggcagggtgtATGGGGGGTCCTCACCTTCTTCAGGGCACTGTCCATGGACTCAGGACGGCCCACATCGAAGCAGAGCAGGACGGCGTCCGAGTCGCTGTAGCAGAGGGGGCGCACGTTGTCGTAGTATGGGGACCCTGCAGGGGGTCACAGGTGAGtccatgtcacacacacacaccccccatgaGCCAGGAGGAGGGAAGCTGCTGGGAATCAGCACCCATGGTCTGTCCTGGGGGAGCAGGACCCTCCCAAGCAGGGGGCACTGCCCTAGGGGCTCATATGCCCCTACCCCCCACATATGAAGCTGGAGGGGACTGACCCCCAACTGGCTACAGCTGTGGCCCTCACAGCCCCTagtcccccccactccctccagcccagcatccCAGGCTCCTCTCATCCCAGCCTTCAGGAGCTGTTTATATAACTCGCTGCCTCCCCCCAGAGCTGAGCAGCACCTGGGAGCCGGGGGTGGTGGAATGCAGACTGGTGGGGAGGGGCCATGTACCCCCAGGGGAGACAGAAGGCCCaggtgctcccccaccccatgggcacagggggagggaagccccagtgccctcccccccacacccccggaAGCAGCATCCAAGCATTTTGCAGCCCAGACGCTCTGTGCTCAGAATAGCAAACAGCTGCGCTCCCTGCACCAGCGCATCGCCATAGCAACAAGGGGATCCAAGCAAGACTGGGACCCCTCTCTGGAGGGGGGATGCTGCAGCAGCAAGGGGGGCTGCCCAaaggcccccccaccccaacagccccccacctccccctgccacccttcATTTTAGGGGAtttgtcccccttcctccccaggcTGCTATTGTTTCTGACTGTATTTGGGTTCCGTCTTTGGTGGGGTCAGTTAGAGCTGGCACATGGTTCTCCCCCCCGCCAAGCCCCCAGTGCTCAGAGATGCCAGGGAAAGCCCATCcccactgtgtgtgggggggaatggggggctgAATGAGCTGCAGAGACCAAGGCTGGCTTTAGGCAGGACTTGCAGGGGGAATGGGCTGCATGAGGCAAAGCAAAGCCTGCCCCTGCAATGGTagggaccccccccacacacacacaaagaattaATGCAACCCAAAGGGGTCTCATGCCTTAAACTGACCCCCCCCCAAGCTCCCTGTTCAATTCCTCACACGCTCCCCTGCAGTGgacactcccccccacacacacacacagcaggagcAACACTCCCCCACAGAACCCAACAAATTCTAGGCTTGGGGGGCCAGGGCTGGATCTGCAGggacccctcccacacacacacactcccagagaATGAAGAAGCCTCTCCTGCTGCTAGCGCCCACCTCACTCACCCCACCAGGCttaggggcagggggaagaagagCTCCTTACCAGAGGTGTCCCAGAGGCTCAGCTCCACACACTGCTCCTCTGTCTCCAGGGAGGCCGTGTAGTTCTCAAACACCGTGGGCACGTAGGTCTGCAATGGAGAGCGGGCACCGTCACCACCcaggccccagagcccccagcccagggagtgggggggcactgCCGCAGGCACCCCTCACACTAGCCCAGCTGCCAGCCAGATCCTGGCATGGGCTacacagggcagggtggggggcataTTACCCCCCCCCCGGCAGAGGAGCACCCATTTGCCGCAGGCAGCAGGCACAGAGACCCCCGCCAGGCTgccagccccagggcggggacccAGCGCGGCTCCGGGAGGCTGGGCAGAGGCACCAACCCCAGGCGCCCCCCCGTGTAGTTCTCGAACCCCGTGGGCACGTAGGTCTGCGATGGAGAGCGGGCACCGTCACCACCcaggccccagagcccccagcccgggggaggggggtgctgccACTGACACCGCTCACCCCAGCCCAGGGAGTGGGGCGCCCAGCTGCCCCCGCAGCGCCGAGCACCCACCTCGGGGTAGCAGTCCTTCGCCAGCACCTGCAGCATGGCCGTTTTCCCGCACTGCACGTCCCCCACCAGCACCAGCTTGCACCGGGCCACGGCCGGCCGGGGGCTCCTCCGCTCCCGCATGGCGAGGGGGTCCCAGCTCCGCTGCGGCTCAGCGCgtctctgcagctcccacccaCGGGCCTCTCGCTCCTACCCGCCGCAGCCCTGCAGGGAGCGCAGCCTGCGCCGCCTTTATATGGAACATACCCGGCCAAtcgcaggcagagctggggcttcCCCCAGCCAATCAGACAGGCGGGGCTCTTGCCCGGCAGCCAATGGCAAAGGTCCTGAGTCACAGCCTCTCCCTAGCACGGCACCCCCCTGCCTCACCTTCCCggctgggagcagcgtggggacGGGCTCGGGCAGCGGGTCgccgggcagcgcctggcaccgcTGTTGATTGAGGAGGTTTTTTAACTGGCTTAATTATCAGCCAATTAACGGGTCCGCAAGAGTTTCCAccttacccccaccccacccacccccgccaAATAGTGATGCAGAAAAAATCGTTCCAATGAAATCAGGGAGATTCCCTCCTTCTCGGCCTGGCCTGGCCGCCCTCCCGGCTGGAAATTCTCGGATTGCGGGGCCCGTTGAGTGGTAGTAAGGGGAGGTGACTCGACACGCCTCAAACTCCAGGCCCTGATtccaaggtgctcagcacccagcacctCATCGGATTCTGGCCTCAGCCGAACAATGTTTTGTAACCACTGATTTTCACAGCCCCGCAAAAGAGAAATCAAAGGGGCAAAGTCACTCAGATTCGATGGCTATTAGCCgtgatggtcagggatgcagccccatgctcggAGTGTCCATAATCCTGTcggccagatgctgggactggaggaCAGGATAAgtatctgctctgttcattccctcggaagcatctggcaccagccactgtcagcagtgggctagatggaccattgctctgacccagtctggccgctcttGTGTTCTTATGTCCAGCTGAAATCCTCTGGGTCTGGATGATCTAATTGCAGCTGTTTTACCAACCTGAGTTGGGTGTGTCCATTGATGATACTGGATTCTTAACATTGACAGTAGCCCTTTCATTACCTCAGTGCAGGCTCTAgaggggtgcgggggggtggCCTGAGGGGCGGCAGAGGACTAGGGTAGCAGAGAGCGAGAACATGAGGGTGGAAACATGAGAACTTAGGGGAAAGGATGGGAAACGGGGGCACATGGGTGTAAGGGATACATGGGGGCTGGGATACACCGAGCATGCAGAAGAGTTCgggagggagctgctgggggcaggaagagctggggcagtgataggacaggggtggggagaaCTCGGCCTGGCTCTCCTCCCCAAAACATATTCCCGTCTCCAGCCCGACCCTGCCATCTGGCCTGCACGTGCTCCCAACAGGAGCCCAGGTTTTGCAAGATCCAGCCCTAGTTCAGAATCACGTCACCTGCCCTTGAGAGCCGACTATCCCTGGGGTGGGACACGGCCGCAGGAACTACAAACAACCATATGCAGAGGCCACTTTTGAGAACCATTGTCCCTCGGTCTTCATGTCGCAATATTTGGGTTGCAaaccctgcggggggggggcacaagctGATTATTCCTTTCAAACCAGCTGCTGTTTCTACTGCATGATTGTCTTTGAATCgtgtgaaatatttttttaaatgtcacattTTGGGGCAGAGTTGAATTGGCAGCATCGGCaggccctcccccccacccatattcacccccacccctctgagGACTGGGTTGCACTAGGATGTTCGATCAGGGTAACTGTGTCGGTTTGTGCTGGGACGGTTTCcagcaggagccctggggtgcaGGCCGCCCCGTCGGTACAGAGGTGCCTCACACCAGCTCATTTCCCTTCCTGAACTGGAATAAGCTCAGTGCTCAAAGCCTTGTTGCCCCAGTGCATGGGAGGGAGGATGTTTTAGCAGCACCAGGACAGATCAAGCAGCAGGCTCTGTTGCTGTCTCCTGGGGGTCCCGGCTGCCCCACCCTACACACTGAGGACTCTCTGCCCAGCAGGCTGAGTTGTTAGGAAAGGCTGGACAGCCCCTGACCTTCCTGAAGTTTAACATGGAAATTGCAACACGGCTCCCTGGATGAACAGCAGGTCCTCCTGGCTGGGCACCAGGGTAGCCAGGGTCACGCGCCTTCGTTCGGAGCCTGGGTCTCTTGGGCTCTCCTTGGGACCCCCTGCCAGCTGCCGCGCCTCAGCCTCCTGATCCTGGGGCTGGCTGCCCCAGGGAGTAGCTGGCAAGCAGCAGAACCCCAGccaaccccctcctgccctcaacATGCACCCTGCTCCTGAGACACCCTGGAATGTCCTCTGCACCCGAGGCTCTTGCTGGGCCTGGGTGAGGGGTTGTCAGAGGCCCTCCTGTGTTGGAATCTCTCCTTTGGGAAGGGGCTCCATGCAGCCCCAGGTGTGAGCTGGGCACAGGCTCTCCATCCCCAAAACctggccagcccctccccccagcttcccTTCGCCATGGAGCAGACCCTGCACTGGGCACAGCAGCAAAGCCAGCTCTGTGTCTGGGCGATGAGACCCCTGTGCCGTGCGGCGGCATTTCCCTGGGAGCCCTTCAGCCCGCCATATGACCCTAAGTGCCAGCCTGCCTGTGGCAGTATGCAGCTGCCGGGGTAGCTCTGCAGACTCACTCCAGGGCGGGGGTACCTGATGGAGcccagagaggggcaggggaCGAATCAGGGAGCTGGGCCCCTCTCTGTCTCTGCAGCATCTGGGGACTGGTGGGCGAACAGGGAAAGCCTCTCCGAGCAATCAGGGTGGTGGCACGGACTAGCTGAACCCTGGCTCCTCGGGCTgcccaggtggctctgcacattGTTGGGTGCCCACGaggagctggagccagccccatggACTCTGTGCCAGCCTCAGCAGCCTCCATGCAGTGGGAAGGCCTGGCTGTCCAGGGGAGCTTGGAGGAAGGATCTGGGCTTTCCCCACGGGCGCCGCTCCAAACTCTCCATTACTCAGCGCTCTGCCCTTCCTGCCCAGCGGAGGTCAGAGCGGACACTGGGCTGATAACAACCCCACGCCCCTGCTTCTCGGGATTAATCGCCCATTAGTTCACTGTCTGAAAGGAAAACTACCCTCCCCCAACACACGCACCACACACGTCACCTTGAAATGAGTCCGGGGCGGACGGGGGTGAGACATGTGAGCCCGGTCTCCTGGGTTTGGTGTCTAGCAGTTGgcgggggagctgggagtcaggatttctgggttctgttcccagctctggtaGGGGGCATGTGACTGAAGCACTGGGAGGAGAGTgctgtccagtggttagagtggaggactggcagtcaggactcctgaggtCTGCCCATGACTGGCTGTGTGATCACGTCAGTCACTTTGCagccatctctgtgcctcagtttccccatcaggcTGGTGGCTGAACAGCGCTGGCTAAGCGCTTACGAACAACTCAGAAAGGCTGACTGGGGCATGCAGGGCAGGCACTTAGAGCTGATGCAGCTAGAAGGAAGCCAGGGAGTCAGCTCCGTGGATGGAAACAGGAAACGTCTCTAGGCCCTTTAGGAGGCAGCAGGGCTTAAGTTGGCTCCTGCTCTTGTGGCTTTCACGCTTTTTTGTGGCAGACGAAGAGGAAGCACTTTCCAATCCCAGATTCCGTGTGATCacgcctggctgctgggaaggggaCCTGGGACTTCCCCCTAGCACTAGAGGGGAGAGCAAGATACCGGGGGTCTGCCAGGTACTTTCCAGCCTGGCCGGTAAACAGCGCTGCTGCTACTCACCTATGCAAATCCCCTGGCAATTAATCTCCCAGCTGGCAGCTTGGGGGCAGGTGCCGGGGAGTAGCTCTCTCAGAGGCTGGCAGGCTGGCAGGTTTTGTTCAGCAGCCTCCAGAAGAACAGATCTGAACCTGACTCTTTCCAGGGGTCCCTCCCAGGCCCTAATGATCCTGGTCTAGACATGGGAACTGCTGGCCTGGAACACATCAGGGTCTGGCTTGTCCTAGCACCTAGTGCACCGTGCTAGCCTGCCTgtacagcgcctcctgctggaagAGACCGAGACTGGAGTAGCCAGGAGGGGGGTGGTTATTTTagggctgctgctcctcagccATGGGACAGCACGCCCTGGTTTGCTGTCTCGCCCCCGCTGCCCATCTGCTCAGTAATACAGGGCAGCAGGAAAGAGGCGGGGGCTGATGAGGCTTCTGTGAAGTCCCCAAAGTCCCCTGTGTCCAGCAGGtgagcaggagcccagcagcTGCCGCAGGCCggattctcccagcaggaggcgctggtgCCCTGGGCCAAGCCAGACCCTGGAGGGATCGGGCTGGAGTTGCCTGTGCCAGTCCCGGCCATTTGTTCCTCAAATGCCACCCCCCCGTGAGGCCCACTCCCCGGCTGGGACCGGTGGCAAGTGCCCAAGGtgggaaaaggagggggaggcATGAGTGAGCcatgcagctgggggagggggggctggggaaaGTCCAGAGATTGCACAGAACGGCTCAGAAATTCCAGGACTCCAGCTTCCTGCGGGTGCTTTTCCCATCAGGAGGAAATGCAGATATGCTGGAATGTGAGGCCTTGTCATGCACAGCcatggaggggaaggaggcaagCTCCAGGCCCCGTGCTCTGGGAGACGAGCTGGCTGCCCTGGCTGGGTGTCGTGGGGAGACGGGATCCTGCTGTGGGATCCAAGTGCCCCCAACCTCAGGGACAGGTCGGCTCCTGATTCCTCCCTTCCTGGCCCAGACTCTGCAATGGGCCAAATTGGACTGGCCACAaacgggggaagggggggcggggggggcgaggGCATAAAAcgatgcagggagggagaggatttGGCCTCTCTTCATATAATTAAACCCACACCAGTTACCATGACAACAGTGCtgcaaaaaaaacaccccacattAAAACAATagtgaaaaaataaccccaattcccccctccccccaccccaggacaggTGCATTTACATAGttaccccacccccagggcaAGGTGTTGCCCCCCCCAAGCCAGCCTGGGGGGATTGATGGGTGAGGGGCCAAGGGCAGAGCTGCCCCACGCCCCTGCGTCCTGGTCTCCCCAGCCTGACCTTTACCACCGGGGCAGTGGACGAGGCGACTAATCACGAAGGGTCTGACTGTGATGTGGGAAGTGGGAACTGACCGAAGACCCCCAAACCCATTCCGCACCCCGGGCAGGGATGACTTTGGGTCACTCgtgacctggggctggggcacagcCGGTGCCCCCAGAGGGACAAAACCCTGTGccccccccgtgccccaccctgagccagccagtctgaACCCAAGGCCGCTCGCAGCCTGGAAAGGGAAATGCCTGACACCTGGTTAACCAGCTCCAGCTCCGCCTGCCGGGGGCTCAGCGCAGAAGGGGGCTAACCAGGTTCCTAGCGCTttgcagggccagcagccggtATTGTTAATAACTGACACAGCTGAGCCCGGCCGCCCTCTCTGGTCAGGGAACTGTTTCCCCTGCATCTCCTGTCCCCACTGCCCCActatcccctctcctccccctccccactaacccctcctcccccccactatccccactAACCCCTCCCCtgcaatcccctcccccacccccactaacCCCTCCCCACTAACCCCTCCCCTCGGGCCCGGCGGGTCCTCCAGGCGCAAGGGCCGCTCACTCCCGCCCGGGGCCTCCTCTTTCCTAGAGCGACCGCTCGTCAGCGTCCGGGCCGCAGGGGCCGCCCCTCCAACGGCAGCGgctgttgctaggagacagagggaCGCGACTTGCTGCAGGGGGGAGGCTCAAGAGGTACcgggggggggagccgggggggcccTGGAGGCAGGGGGCCCGTGGGGCACCCTTGGGGAGGGGGTAATAGGGGAGGGGTCCCGTGGGAGGCAGGGGTCCGTGGGGGCACCCTGCGGGGAAGGGGTAATAGGGGAGGGGGCCCTGGAGGCAGGGGTCCGTGGGGGCTCATGGGGAGGAGGCCCTGGAGGCAGGGGCCCGTGGGGGAAGGGGGCCCATAGgggcaccctggggcaggggtaaTAGGGGAGGGGTCCCTGGAGGCAGGGGTCCCGTGGGGGCAGAGGGCCCATAGGGGCACCCTGGGGAGGGGGTAATGGGAGGGGGCCCTggaggcaggggtcccggggggggcaagcGGTCCAGGGGGGGCCCGTGGGACGctcgctgggggagggggcccgTGGGGGGcccagggggggagggggctggctgcagCGGGGGAGGGTTCTGACCAGGGAccctgtgcagggaggggggcgcCCCCTTGGCAGCATCTCAcccggctccccccagccccgcagCCATGCCGAAGAAGGGGCGCAAGGGGCGCAAGGCGGCCGCCCTGAGCGAGGAGGAGCGGTTGCTGCTGATGCAGCAGAAGATGCTGGCGGAGGAGGAGCTGAGCAAGAAGAAGGAGGACATGCTCACCCAGTTCCTGAAGGCGAGGCCTGGGGcgcaggcggggtggggggccctGCTCCGGGGCCCAGCCGCTCATCGCCGTTTAGTGCCACCTGCGAATTGCCCCCTGGGcgctgagctggaacctggagctgggcaggaaaatggctggcgggggggggggcatttgaCAGAAAATGTCGACTTTTGGGCCAACAATC
The DNA window shown above is from Mauremys reevesii isolate NIE-2019 linkage group 25, ASM1616193v1, whole genome shotgun sequence and carries:
- the RND1 gene encoding rho-related GTP-binding protein Rho6 is translated as MRERRSPRPAVARCKLVLVGDVQCGKTAMLQVLAKDCYPETYVPTVFENYTASLETEEQCVELSLWDTSGSPYYDNVRPLCYSDSDAVLLCFDVGRPESMDSALKKWKTEILDYCPSTRVLLIGCKTDLRTDLSTLMELSHQKQAPISYEQGCAVAKQLGAENYLECSAFTSEKSVHSVFRSASTICLSKASPPPPKSPGRSFSKRLLHLPSRSELISSTFKKEKAKSCSIM